The following coding sequences lie in one Saccharopolyspora hordei genomic window:
- a CDS encoding cystathionine gamma-synthase, producing MSDGFATRAIHAGQEADPTTGSVIVPIHATSTYAQDGVGGTRGGYEYSRTGNPTRTALERCLAELEGGRHGRAFASGMAATDAVLRATLRPGDHLVIPDDAYGGTFRLIDKVLTGWGVEYTPARVSDVDAVRAAIQPNTKVVWVETPTNPLLTIADIAALAQVSRDARAKLVVDNTFASPFLQQPLELGADVVVHSTTKYLGGHSDVVGGAVVTSDDELAEQVAFLQNSAGAVPGPFDAFLTLRGAKTLAVRMERHSANAERIAQALADHPKVAKVLYPGLPDHPGHEVAARQMRHFGGMVSFLHADGEDAALKACARTRLFTLAESLGGVESLIEHPGRMTHASTAGSMLQVPAELVRLSVGIEDADDLVEDILQALD from the coding sequence ATGAGTGATGGCTTTGCCACCCGCGCGATCCACGCGGGTCAAGAGGCGGATCCGACGACCGGGTCGGTGATCGTGCCGATCCACGCCACGTCGACCTACGCCCAGGACGGGGTGGGCGGCACGCGCGGCGGGTACGAGTACTCGCGCACCGGCAACCCGACCCGCACCGCGCTCGAGCGGTGCCTGGCGGAGCTGGAGGGCGGCCGCCACGGGCGTGCCTTCGCCTCCGGCATGGCCGCCACCGACGCGGTGCTGCGCGCGACCCTGCGCCCCGGCGACCACCTGGTCATCCCGGACGACGCCTACGGCGGCACGTTCCGGCTGATCGACAAGGTGCTCACCGGCTGGGGCGTGGAGTACACCCCGGCGCGGGTCTCCGACGTGGACGCGGTGCGGGCGGCGATCCAGCCGAACACCAAGGTGGTGTGGGTCGAGACGCCCACCAACCCGCTGCTCACCATCGCCGACATCGCCGCGCTGGCGCAGGTCTCCCGCGACGCGCGCGCGAAGCTGGTCGTGGACAACACCTTCGCCTCGCCGTTCCTGCAGCAGCCGCTGGAGCTCGGCGCGGACGTCGTGGTGCACTCGACGACCAAGTACCTGGGCGGGCACTCCGACGTGGTCGGCGGCGCCGTCGTCACCTCCGACGACGAACTGGCCGAGCAGGTCGCGTTCCTGCAGAACAGCGCGGGCGCGGTGCCGGGGCCGTTCGACGCGTTCCTCACGCTGCGCGGCGCCAAGACCCTCGCGGTCCGCATGGAGCGGCACTCCGCCAACGCCGAGCGGATCGCCCAGGCGCTGGCCGACCACCCGAAGGTCGCGAAGGTCCTCTACCCGGGGCTGCCGGACCACCCCGGCCACGAGGTCGCGGCCCGGCAGATGCGGCACTTCGGCGGGATGGTCTCGTTCCTGCACGCCGACGGCGAGGACGCGGCGCTCAAGGCCTGCGCGCGCACCCGGCTGTTCACCCTGGCCGAGTCGCTGGGCGGGGTGGAGTCGCTGATCGAGCACCCCGGCCGCATGACGCACGCGAGCACCGCGGGCTCGATGCTGCAGGTCCCGGCCGAGCTGGTCCGCCTCTCGGTGGGCATCGAGGACGCCGACGACCTGGTCGAGGACATCCTGCAGGCGCTGGACTGA
- a CDS encoding cystathionine beta-synthase, whose protein sequence is MDYVEHVTDLVGSTPLVRLNAVATGKTPVLAKVEYLNPGGSVKDRIALRMIEAAEESGALRPGGTIVEPTSGNTGVGLAMVAQRKGYRCVFVCPDKVSEDKRNVLKAYGAEVVVCPTAVPPEHPDSYYSVSDRLVEEIEGAWKPDQYSNPANPESHLHSTGPEIWKQTEGKVTHFVAGIGTGGTISGTGQYLKQVSDGKVKVIGADPEGSVYSGGNGRPYLVEGVGEDFWPTTYDRDVCDEIIAVSDADSFEMTRRLAREEALLVGGSCGMAVAAALRVAETADPDDVIVVLLPDGGRGYLGKVFNDSWMASYGFLSPDHAGGSVGDVLRRKDGTIPDLVHVHPNETVAEAVAIMREFGVSQMPVVRAEPPIMAAEVAGAVNERDLLDALFAGRANLADRVEAHMSPPLPTIGAGEEVSAAMTALAGADGAMVLIDGKPAGVVTRQDVLGFIAGR, encoded by the coding sequence GTGGACTACGTCGAGCACGTCACCGACCTGGTGGGCAGCACCCCCTTGGTGCGGTTGAACGCGGTGGCGACCGGCAAGACCCCGGTGCTGGCCAAGGTCGAGTACCTGAACCCCGGTGGCAGCGTGAAGGACCGCATCGCGCTGCGCATGATCGAGGCCGCCGAGGAGTCCGGCGCGCTGCGTCCCGGCGGGACCATCGTGGAGCCGACCTCCGGCAACACCGGCGTCGGCCTGGCCATGGTCGCCCAGCGCAAGGGCTACCGCTGCGTCTTCGTCTGCCCGGACAAGGTCAGCGAGGACAAGCGCAACGTCCTCAAGGCCTACGGCGCGGAGGTCGTGGTCTGCCCGACCGCGGTCCCGCCGGAGCACCCCGACTCCTACTACAGCGTCTCCGACCGGCTGGTGGAGGAGATCGAGGGCGCCTGGAAGCCGGACCAGTACTCCAACCCGGCCAACCCCGAGTCCCACCTGCACTCCACCGGCCCGGAGATCTGGAAGCAGACCGAGGGCAAGGTGACGCACTTCGTCGCCGGCATCGGCACCGGCGGCACCATCTCCGGCACCGGGCAGTACCTGAAGCAGGTCTCCGACGGCAAGGTGAAGGTCATCGGCGCCGACCCGGAGGGCTCGGTCTACTCCGGCGGCAACGGCCGGCCGTACCTGGTGGAGGGCGTCGGCGAGGACTTCTGGCCGACCACCTACGACCGGGACGTCTGCGACGAGATCATCGCGGTCTCCGACGCCGACTCGTTCGAGATGACCCGGCGGCTGGCCCGCGAGGAGGCGCTGCTGGTCGGCGGCTCCTGCGGGATGGCGGTCGCGGCGGCGCTGCGGGTCGCGGAGACCGCGGACCCGGACGACGTGATCGTGGTGCTGCTGCCCGACGGCGGCCGCGGTTACCTCGGCAAGGTCTTCAACGACTCCTGGATGGCCTCGTACGGCTTCCTGTCGCCGGACCACGCCGGCGGGTCGGTCGGCGACGTGCTGCGCCGCAAGGACGGCACCATCCCGGACCTCGTGCACGTCCACCCGAACGAGACCGTCGCCGAGGCGGTGGCGATCATGCGCGAGTTCGGCGTCTCGCAGATGCCGGTGGTGCGCGCGGAGCCGCCGATCATGGCCGCCGAGGTGGCGGGCGCGGTCAACGAGCGCGACCTGCTGGACGCGCTGTTCGCCGGTCGCGCGAACCTCGCCGACCGGGTCGAGGCGCACATGTCCCCGCCGCTGCCGACCATCGGCGCGGGCGAGGAGGTCAGCGCCGCGATGACCGCGCTGGCCGGGGCCGACGGCGCGATGGTGTTGATCGACGGCAAGCCCGCCGGCGTGGTCACCCGGCAGGATGTGCTGGGATTCATCGCCGGTCGATGA
- a CDS encoding SGNH/GDSL hydrolase family protein — MIAAKALRLALLAAGTAGGLSGAAYGLLSGQSKYARRVIGPPANDPLRADGIHLPDGTGPVPRQELPDGVEPLEFAVLGDSAAAGLGVDFPSELPGVRLARGLAEELDRPVALTTRAIVGTTSQELGAQVDAVLVRPPRLVLIIVGANDVTSKLPVSTCAQLLGDAVRRLVEADVAVVVGTCPDLGAIRPIPQPLRSIARHWSLALGRAQRRAVEAAGGHAVPLADLLSPEFLARPTEFFSPDRYHPSAAGYEAATKVLLPVMCAAIGAWEGGPLPTAPTRSEAAEARRPTSRIVARLNRHLHRRSR, encoded by the coding sequence ATGATCGCGGCGAAGGCGCTCCGACTCGCACTGCTGGCCGCCGGCACGGCGGGCGGGCTTTCCGGAGCGGCGTACGGGCTGCTCAGCGGGCAGTCCAAGTACGCGCGGCGGGTGATCGGTCCACCGGCCAACGACCCGCTGCGCGCCGACGGCATCCACCTGCCGGACGGGACCGGCCCGGTGCCCCGGCAGGAACTGCCCGACGGGGTCGAGCCGCTGGAGTTCGCCGTGCTCGGCGACTCCGCCGCGGCCGGGCTGGGGGTGGACTTCCCCTCCGAGCTGCCCGGCGTGCGGCTGGCGCGCGGGCTCGCCGAGGAGCTGGACCGACCGGTCGCGCTCACCACCCGCGCCATCGTCGGCACCACCTCGCAGGAGCTGGGGGCGCAGGTCGACGCCGTGCTGGTGCGGCCGCCGAGGCTGGTGCTGATCATCGTCGGGGCCAACGACGTCACCTCGAAGCTGCCGGTCTCGACGTGCGCCCAGCTGCTGGGCGACGCGGTGCGACGGCTGGTCGAGGCCGACGTGGCGGTGGTCGTCGGCACCTGCCCGGACCTGGGCGCGATCCGGCCCATCCCGCAGCCGCTGCGGTCGATCGCGCGGCACTGGAGCCTGGCGCTCGGACGCGCGCAGCGGCGGGCGGTGGAGGCGGCCGGTGGGCACGCCGTCCCGCTGGCCGACCTGCTGTCGCCGGAGTTCCTGGCCCGGCCGACCGAGTTCTTCAGCCCGGACCGGTACCACCCGTCGGCGGCCGGGTACGAGGCGGCGACGAAGGTCCTGCTGCCCGTGATGTGCGCGGCGATCGGCGCGTGGGAGGGCGGCCCGCTGCCGACCGCGCCGACCCGGTCCGAGGCGGCCGAGGCACGCCGCCCGACGAGCCGCATCGTGGCGCGCCTCAACCGCCACCTGCACCGCCGCTCCCGCTGA
- a CDS encoding acetyl-CoA C-acetyltransferase, with the protein MPEAVIVATARSPIGRAGKGSLKDLRPDDLTAQIVRAALDKVPELDPTEIDDLMLGCGLPGGEQGYNMARVVAVLLGYDHLPGTTVTRYCSSSLQTTRMAMHAIKAGEGDVFISAGVEMVSRFAKGNSDSLEDTKNPVFAEAQARTQKVAEEGADSWTDPRTLDEVPDVYIPMGQTAENLARLKGVTRDEMDDFGVRSQNLAEKAIADGFWAREITPVTTPDGTVVDADDGPRPGVTKEGVAALKPVFRPDGRITAGNCCPLNDGAAALVIMSDTKAKQLGLTPLARIVSTGVSGLSPEIMGLGPVEASKQALERAGMTIDDIDLVEINEAFAAQVIPSYKDLGIPLEKLNVNGGAIAVGHPFGMTGARITTTLINSLQWHDKQFGLETMCVGGGQGMAMVIERLS; encoded by the coding sequence ATGCCCGAAGCAGTCATCGTCGCCACGGCGCGATCCCCCATCGGCCGCGCCGGCAAGGGGTCGCTCAAGGACCTCCGGCCGGACGACCTCACCGCCCAGATCGTCCGCGCCGCGCTCGACAAGGTGCCCGAGCTCGACCCCACCGAGATCGACGACCTGATGCTGGGCTGCGGCCTGCCCGGCGGCGAGCAGGGCTACAACATGGCGCGCGTGGTCGCGGTGCTGCTCGGCTACGACCACCTGCCCGGCACCACCGTCACCCGCTACTGCTCGTCGAGCCTGCAGACCACCCGGATGGCGATGCACGCGATCAAGGCCGGCGAGGGCGACGTGTTCATCAGCGCCGGCGTGGAGATGGTCTCCCGGTTCGCCAAGGGCAACTCCGACTCGCTCGAGGACACCAAGAACCCGGTGTTCGCCGAGGCGCAGGCGCGCACCCAGAAGGTCGCCGAGGAGGGCGCGGACTCCTGGACCGACCCGCGCACCCTGGACGAGGTCCCGGACGTCTACATCCCGATGGGCCAGACCGCGGAGAACCTGGCGCGGCTCAAGGGCGTCACCCGCGACGAGATGGACGACTTCGGCGTCCGCTCGCAGAACCTGGCCGAGAAGGCCATCGCCGACGGCTTCTGGGCCCGCGAGATCACGCCGGTCACCACCCCCGACGGCACGGTCGTCGACGCCGACGACGGCCCGCGGCCGGGCGTGACCAAGGAGGGCGTGGCCGCGCTCAAGCCGGTGTTCCGCCCGGACGGCCGGATCACCGCGGGCAACTGCTGCCCGCTCAACGACGGCGCCGCCGCCTTGGTGATCATGAGCGACACCAAGGCGAAGCAGCTCGGCCTGACCCCGCTGGCGCGCATCGTGTCCACCGGCGTCTCCGGCCTGTCGCCGGAGATCATGGGCCTGGGCCCGGTGGAGGCGTCGAAGCAGGCGCTCGAGCGCGCCGGCATGACCATCGACGACATCGACCTGGTGGAGATCAACGAGGCGTTCGCCGCCCAGGTGATCCCCTCGTACAAGGACCTGGGCATCCCGCTGGAGAAGCTGAACGTCAACGGTGGCGCGATCGCGGTGGGCCACCCGTTCGGCATGACCGGCGCCCGCATCACCACGACGCTGATCAACTCCCTGCAGTGGCACGACAAGCAGTTCGGCCTGGAGACGATGTGCGTCGGCGGTGGCCAGGGCATGGCCATGGTCATCGAGCGCTTGAGCTGA
- a CDS encoding Bax inhibitor-1/YccA family protein, which produces MRTTSNPAFRNLPTTGGYANFNYGQGQAASPFGGASTAPPQTSRPMTIDDVVTKTAITLALAVVTGTLTYLVGPSAVALALPAAIVGLVISLVIMFTKKVRPALVIAYSAVEGVFLGGISYVFATWVGNSGIIMQAIAGTIGVFAAMLVVYKTGAVRVTPKLTKWIIGALAGVFVLMLVNLIASFFTAGGLGLREGGALGIGFSLLCIGIAAFSFLLDFDAADQAIRSGVDAKFAWYIAFGLMTTLVWLYLEILRLLSYFQRD; this is translated from the coding sequence TTGCGCACAACGAGCAACCCCGCGTTCCGCAACCTGCCGACGACCGGCGGTTACGCGAACTTCAACTACGGCCAGGGGCAGGCCGCATCGCCCTTCGGCGGGGCGTCCACCGCGCCGCCGCAGACCTCGCGTCCGATGACCATTGACGACGTGGTCACCAAGACCGCGATCACCCTCGCCCTGGCGGTGGTCACCGGCACCCTGACCTACCTGGTCGGGCCGTCCGCGGTCGCGCTGGCGCTGCCCGCCGCGATCGTCGGGCTGGTCATCTCCTTGGTGATCATGTTCACCAAGAAGGTCCGCCCGGCCCTGGTCATCGCCTACTCGGCGGTCGAGGGCGTGTTCCTCGGCGGGATCAGCTACGTGTTCGCCACGTGGGTCGGGAACTCCGGCATCATCATGCAGGCCATCGCGGGCACGATCGGTGTGTTCGCGGCCATGCTGGTGGTCTACAAGACCGGGGCGGTCCGGGTCACGCCGAAGCTGACCAAGTGGATCATCGGCGCCCTCGCCGGTGTCTTCGTGCTGATGCTGGTGAACCTGATCGCCAGCTTCTTCACCGCCGGCGGGCTCGGCCTGCGGGAGGGCGGTGCCCTGGGCATCGGCTTCAGCCTGCTGTGCATCGGCATCGCGGCGTTCAGCTTCCTGCTGGACTTCGACGCCGCCGACCAGGCCATCCGCAGCGGTGTGGACGCCAAGTTCGCCTGGTACATCGCCTTCGGCCTGATGACCACCCTGGTCTGGCTCTACCTGGAGATCCTGCGCCTGCTGTCCTACTTCCAGCGGGACTGA
- a CDS encoding MSCRAMM family protein, producing MRTFRRWVTAVLGTAVLAGGSLLAVPGAAGADPQEGVGHETRPAQPYRGNPEPDRDWLGSYLVNGQQVWCVQFALTAPDSGEEYQPGDELRTKWGTPIPDDTAADISYLLLRYGNTQSPDEAAALAHLLHSWTAAPRSQADLDPGNDFTRIAYDVDGHYAKLPAGAQQAVEALRAEAAQNRGPWQAELTAPEGEQTIGQAAEWTLSVHRPDGGGIGGVPVTLSVTDAEVEGLAEDGTVTTPEDGSPLVLAVTPTGPNPAITGTLSAPADRPYVRQAVNQPDTTQRVVSTGGEQELSVEAATTAVTAPGVVRIGKTDAESQAGIADVSLRVTAADGSPALRQDGTPLVGEDGRPLVVVTGEDGTVEVPDLRTPQEVTVTEVAPAPGYEEAFDEADPPSVTGTVEPGQTLELSLVNTPNTPTVPIHIPAGDPTEDGVPAGLLGLAGLAAVTVIGGAGFAVRRRIGARQR from the coding sequence ATGCGCACGTTCAGACGATGGGTCACGGCGGTGCTCGGCACCGCCGTGCTCGCTGGGGGCAGCCTGCTGGCCGTCCCCGGCGCCGCCGGCGCCGACCCGCAGGAAGGGGTCGGCCACGAGACCCGGCCAGCCCAGCCGTACCGGGGCAACCCGGAACCGGACCGCGACTGGCTCGGCTCCTACCTGGTCAACGGCCAGCAGGTGTGGTGCGTGCAGTTCGCGCTGACCGCACCGGACAGCGGCGAGGAGTACCAGCCCGGCGACGAGCTGCGGACCAAGTGGGGCACCCCGATCCCCGACGACACCGCGGCCGACATCTCGTACCTGCTGCTGCGCTACGGCAACACCCAGTCGCCCGACGAGGCCGCCGCGCTGGCGCACCTGCTGCACTCGTGGACCGCCGCGCCGCGCAGCCAGGCCGACCTGGACCCGGGCAACGACTTCACCCGCATCGCCTACGACGTCGACGGCCACTACGCCAAGCTCCCCGCGGGCGCGCAGCAGGCCGTGGAGGCGCTCAGGGCCGAGGCCGCTCAGAACCGCGGGCCGTGGCAGGCCGAGCTGACCGCCCCGGAGGGCGAGCAGACCATCGGGCAGGCCGCGGAGTGGACGCTGAGCGTGCACCGGCCCGACGGCGGGGGCATCGGCGGTGTGCCCGTGACGCTGTCCGTCACCGACGCCGAGGTCGAGGGCCTCGCCGAGGACGGCACCGTCACCACGCCCGAGGACGGCAGCCCGCTGGTGCTCGCGGTGACCCCGACCGGGCCGAACCCGGCGATCACCGGCACCCTGTCCGCCCCGGCCGACCGGCCGTACGTGCGGCAGGCCGTCAACCAGCCCGACACCACCCAGCGCGTGGTGTCCACCGGCGGTGAGCAGGAGCTCTCCGTGGAGGCCGCGACCACCGCGGTGACCGCGCCGGGCGTGGTGCGGATCGGCAAGACCGACGCGGAGAGCCAGGCCGGCATCGCCGACGTCTCGCTGCGCGTCACCGCCGCCGACGGCTCGCCCGCCCTCCGCCAGGACGGCACGCCGCTGGTCGGCGAGGACGGCCGGCCGCTGGTGGTCGTCACCGGCGAGGACGGCACCGTCGAGGTCCCCGACCTGCGCACCCCGCAGGAGGTCACGGTCACCGAGGTCGCGCCCGCCCCGGGCTACGAGGAGGCGTTCGACGAGGCCGACCCGCCCTCGGTCACCGGCACCGTGGAGCCCGGGCAGACGCTGGAGCTGAGCCTGGTCAACACGCCGAACACGCCGACCGTGCCGATCCACATCCCGGCCGGTGACCCGACCGAGGACGGCGTGCCCGCCGGGCTGCTCGGCCTGGCCGGGCTGGCCGCCGTGACCGTCATCGGCGGGGCCGGGTTCGCGGTGCGCCGGCGGATCGGAGCGCGGCAGCGGTGA
- a CDS encoding sortase domain-containing protein, translating into MTARRRSLFVVVAVAVIALVAVAVVVAAGTLTAPATSTAGHQPAPPSPPPRAAAGPLPAQPVHVPAGQPPGTVRLPEGGTAELVREEVDRSGTLPVPDGVDEASWWGAGLDAPKGATVLAGHVNWKGEVGPFEELWRSEPGQQVTVVDEHGTEWRYRVSEVVTVHKDDLPSRARELFGQGGPHRLVLVTCGGRYVGGDLGYDENRIVVATPV; encoded by the coding sequence GTGACCGCACGGCGCCGTTCCCTGTTCGTCGTGGTGGCGGTCGCGGTGATCGCCCTGGTCGCGGTGGCCGTCGTGGTCGCCGCGGGCACGCTCACCGCACCTGCCACCAGCACCGCCGGGCACCAGCCCGCTCCTCCGTCCCCGCCCCCGCGGGCGGCGGCCGGGCCGCTGCCCGCGCAGCCGGTGCACGTGCCCGCCGGGCAGCCACCGGGCACCGTGCGGCTGCCGGAGGGCGGCACGGCCGAGCTGGTGCGCGAGGAGGTCGACCGCTCCGGCACGCTGCCGGTGCCCGACGGCGTCGACGAGGCGTCCTGGTGGGGCGCCGGGCTCGACGCCCCGAAGGGGGCGACGGTGCTGGCCGGGCACGTCAACTGGAAGGGCGAGGTCGGGCCGTTCGAGGAGCTGTGGCGGTCCGAACCCGGCCAGCAGGTGACCGTGGTCGACGAGCACGGCACGGAGTGGCGGTACCGGGTGTCGGAGGTCGTCACCGTGCACAAGGACGACCTGCCGTCCCGGGCCCGCGAGCTGTTCGGCCAGGGCGGTCCGCACCGCCTGGTCCTGGTCACCTGCGGCGGTCGCTACGTCGGCGGTGACCTGGGCTACGACGAGAACCGCATCGTCGTCGCGACCCCGGTCTGA